The nucleotide window aaatattttcaaagcaaaCAAGACAGCTACAGACCAAAGGGCAAGGACCGTGAGGGAAGGTCAGCAGAAAAACATCAGCTGTCCAGAAGATTTGCTCCCACAGCTCAGAAATGGATGTGCTAAGTGATTCAGACTTGTTTTAAGCTTCAAATGTGGGTTGGGTGGGAAATTCGTGATTAGATTCAGGAGTTAGAAACAAACCTCAAAGTACCAGGCTGAAAAAGCAGTTGTtgtcagagtaaaaaaaaaaaaaaaaaaagaaatttaaatatgttGTTGTGAAGAGTACACATGGGAAAGGGAATGAAGTCAGACTTCATAAGGAAGTTTGGTCTTAGGGCAAGGATGCTAACTGCTGATGAGGGGGTGATATTTGATTGATCACATgttcacagaaagaaagaaaagcagatcaGTAGGCTTATTTAGTCAATATGGAATTGTCtgtattttagtcatttttaagTATGCTGGTACCAATATGAGGAGAATAAGAGGTTTTTAACTGTCTatgttttaatagaaaatatgtatatatacatatttatacacgTTTAAGGAGCACCCTTCCCCAATTTGAGTAGGACTACTCAGTAGGAAGCAGCAGTTCAAATGCGAAAGGCTTCCTTCCTGTACTCAGGAAAGATGGTAAGGCACAGCCAAGCCCCTCATGAGCACAGGGATGTACAAAAATATGCTTCCTTTTGTTATACTACAGCTCAGATCACCATAGTCAACAGTTTAAGGCCTTAATGTCAATACTAGTTTCAATGTCCACTTTGTATTTGCTCCAGCAGGATTTCTTCCCTTTGCCTCTGTCACACGTAGTCTTTCCCACTAGAAGGTGTCGGCTTGGGATAAGGCCTTGGTGTTGGGTAAGAGGTTGTTTTCCGGGGACAGGAACAAGAAAGTAGGGCacctcccaggaggcagagggaggcagcagCCCAGCCAGTGAAGAGGGCCTGGCCAAATTCATACCTGAAAGAAAAGACAGCAATGTGCTGCTATGAGGACCAttggcaaaaggaaaaaaaatcaatagcaatacatttatatatattatggcaatatatattttatatatatttataattaaaaataacctgATGATCCCTCAGGAGCTGCTGTTTGTGAGCACATTTATGAAATAATGTTAACATTGTAATTATCAATAATTTGCAAGCGTACATTAGCAATATGACATGCAACACACCAATTTAATTACATAAATATTTCCAAAGACCTTTCCAAGAAAAGAAGGCTTGGAAAGGATGATTAGACACTTGAGAAGTGAGGACTGGGTCACAATCCTAGGTTACTGCTTACAAAGTCTACTACCCTCAAATAGTAATCATTTCTATAACAAAAATGATCAGTGATCAGAGAACCTAGTTAAAATAAAAAGCTTATATTTTGAAAGATAGACATTTGAATATCCCATGGCTGATTTCGGATTGAAAAAGGCCAGGTGGACACATTAATCCACATTCTTGGGACGAGGAACCTGTGGCTGACTATGGGTATCACACAGAGAAAAGGGCTGGCTGTAGAAGTCACAGGGCTTGAGTCCTGATGCAATGCTCAATTGCTGCAGCTCTGGACCAGCAGTTCTACCTCTCACCCATTGTTTCTTCCCTCAAAGCAGATTGTCTCACTTGCTTCCCTAGAGGGTGTTCAGGGTAATGTGCCATCACACAATAACAAGCGTACAGAGCCCAGCAATTTGTAAAATGCTTTCTCGTGCACTCCTAATATTATTACTCTGCTGAAAATGCGGCCCATTGACCTCCAGCAGTTTCTGTCCCTGCATCATAAATCTTACAGGATGGGCTAGGCTCCAACAACTGCTGAAGCCTATGTTCTTCTGTATGTGGGCGACTGTATAAAAAGATGCACATTTATCTCTGCAAACACTGGAATTTTTCATTCGCTCACCCTAGCACTCACAAACAGTAATTACATCTTAACATTCTAGCTTTGAATGTGGTTATTAAGCTTTATAGATGGGAAGACAGTGAGACAATAAGCCTTGTCCTTGATCAAAGAGCATTGTTACCTGAGAGCCAAGACTCAAGTCCTGAACCTGCAAAACTTGAACTATTAAGAAAGGTGACCTTTGTAAAGTCAATTTTATAGTAGTAATGGAACACGAAATTTAAAAGTGGCATCTGAATGTACTAGAAAAATACATCATAGTTTCATGTGGATACTATTGGGAATGAAGCATTATTTGTTAACCACTATGGtggttctaattttttttcaataaatcatGAACATGTATATTAGTTACAAGTGATCATAGGTATTGGAAACATCATAATACATTTCAAGAAGAACATGTCCTATACATTAGCATTTTTTGTTCATATTCGGGGAAGTAAAAAGATGTGATACGTTGTTGGCTAGAATCCAGCTTAGAACATTTCTCCTTTGAAGTGCATTTTGTCATCAGTCTTGGCTGTTAAAGCAATTATCAAATTCATTCTAACATGAGTCACAGGTCATTTAAACTGTATGCAAGTTCAACATAGATTGCCATGCAATTCTCGAAAGCAACTCTGAGAAACTAAGGCACTGACAGGAGTCTGCCGAACACAAAAAGGGTTGTTTTTCAGAGAATGAACTGTTTTATGCATGACTAGCATTACCTGGCATTGACGGGGGTCAGGGGGTCATAGAATTCTTGAACAATTCTATTTCCATACCATGCTGTGGCCACTAAAGTCGCCAGACCTACAGAAATTCAAAGCAAAGCCATTAATCACTGTGGGACATTGAGCACAAAAACACAGACTATTAAACCTAATTGTATTCTATAAGAATTGAATCTCATCAAGAGtgctgacattttattttattactatggaAATCAATTTGACTTAGATATGATTTATTCCAACTGTTCTGCAAAGAATTACAAAGAAATTAGATTGAAGTTAGGCCTAGATTATGCTATTTAtgatgtcttatttatttatagtccAAGGCCACTGGCACTAATAGTGTTCTTGGAGAACAACTCACCTGGTCCATCTTATTCAAAACCTCTGCCAAAGGTTCTGCAGTACTGTAGTTTAGTGTATGaaactacttttttaaaaaatgtttgttcattttagCAGAGAACTGCTTATAAAAGGTAAGATGAAAATCTTCCTACATTCTTCTTGACAAATTCAAACTCAATTTTTAGGCTTTAGTTTAGCAGCAAAATCAGAGCTAACTAACACAGAAAGTAGACCCTCTCTCAGAATGGGCCAGATCATCCAGATTCTTTCTGTCCCAGGTTTAAGGCAATATCTAACACTAGAATCATTTTGGGAGGTGACACACTGGACTGATTTACATAAGTGAACTCATGATATTTTGTAATCAATAATGAAAGGAAATGAGTTTGGCAATGTCACTCATTCCAGTGTGTATATGATGTCTAAAtcacatcatttatttttatccaaaGAGACACTCATCAAAAGATACAAACTTTCAAGTagaaattaagaataagcttgAGATATTTCTTTTATGATATAATAACTACAGGGTCCTTAAAAATACTAGAGGGTAGCCAGGTGgtgcattagggaggcagagacaggtggctccatgtgagtttaaagccagtttGGAGTATAGAAtcagttccagaatagccagggctgcacagagaaaccctgtcttgaaaaataaacagcaggaggaggaggggggaggggagagggaggggaagggagaggaggagaagaaaaagaagaaggagaaggagaagaagaaatgctATGCTACAGTGGCTGAAATAAAATctgaggcaaaacatacatataatttaatttattcattatagAATATACATACACTTCAACATACCATGATTCATATAATAAATGTACATAAAACTGTCAAAtccaaaactaatttaaaaagaaaacaagtaacttCTCTTTATAGTATTTGATGGCACATAAGATCATTTTGGGTGCCTGTGTAAACTGATGATGCACATGCTCTTGATCTGGCCACCTGGACTTCGGAGGCCATCCTAGATTGCACTTGGAATCATGTATGTCTGTGGTATTTGTGGGAATTGTGGGGATGGGTTTGGTATGATACAATACAGTCTTTGGTGTAATTTTAAGTTGTTAGGAATAAAAATTTGTTCATGTCTTTTCAGGTAGGAGCTAATGGTATTTGGACAAATGGAGCATCTGGTCACTTGAACCACATCTTTAGCAGAGTCACAAACTATGCTGGATCTACACCCTCCACTGGTCTTCTGCCAATgagggaaataaagaaataaaatctaattCTTATTTTTAGTAGCTTCTTCACCAGTGTAATCgattattacatacatataacacatgGGATCTATACAGTAGCCTGTGGCTCAATCTATGTACTATATAGTGTCTACATATGAACATAATCAATAGGATACCTGTAATATAATTTCTATCATATTTAACATATCCTTAGAAAGTTCTGAAATGGTGTCCATCATTCAGATTTCTCTGTTCCTCAAACATATAACCTAACGTGCCAGTCAACATTTGAATAAAGCAGAAAATGTTACTTGTTTACTGTGTGACACATAACCTATTTTGTCAACAGTTTTCACATCCTTTCCTGTACTGTTTTCTTCCTTAGCTCAGCTAACCCTACACCCTGCCTTGTCAATATTCCATTTGCTACACCCCACTTGACCTATATTCTTTCTGATCCATGAGCACATCATGTTTATTGTGGAATTCGCTCTGCCCATCTACAAGGTTACCTTTATCTTTCTCTACTGTCTCCAATCCCATTTTTCCCAATCCAGTATCATTAACATACTATTCATATTTTCTTAGTCTTTTCTATGTTCTGTACCTAGATATACTGAAACACATTATTAACATTTTCTAAGGTCCTTtttaatgtggtgtgtgtgtgtgtgtgtgtgtgtgtgtgtgtgtgtgtgtgtgtgtgtcttatgtggctgagagtgaccttgaactccacaTTTCCCTGCAATCATCTCTCTCATGCTAGGATCACATGTACCACAACTATAGCTACCAAAGAGCATATTCTGAATCACATAAAATTGGTCCAGACTCTTTGCTAAGTGTCAGACATCTTTCTAAATCTGAAGAGTCTGGGACTATGAAACAAGTGGGCACCCAAGTCCTTCGTGCTTGTACCTGACAAGTGTCCACAAATCAACTTTTCATTGACTCTTACTGAGAACCCTAAAGCCAACTGACTGTAAGGCCCTAAAAGTATCTGTAAAGTAGTCTCAAGTGGTAAGATACTTTAAAACTTTCCAAGtacagctgagtgtggtggcacacacctttaatccctgtactcaggaggcagaggcaggtgggtctctgtgagttcgaggcaagcctgatctacaaagtgagtttcaggataggctccaaagctacacggagaaaccctgtcttgaaaaacagaaacaaaaacaaacaaacaaacaaacaaacaaaacttttcaaGTACAATGAATCTaacataaactaaaaaaaactAAACACTAGAAAAGTAGATTCAAATCGCACTTGAGAAAAGTAGGCAAGGGAGAAGGAGGGGTCTCTCTTACCAGAAACGACAAATATAATGCCCCCGATGACAGCCATCCACATCTTCTGCACCTCATCATCTTCCAAGCACTTCATGCACTTCATGCCAATGGTGGACACAAAGATTGCGATCAGCCCCAGCAGGATGCCAATCACCATCAAGGCACGGGTTGCCTGCAAAGTACCTGAGAGGAAACATTTAGGACATGTAAAAATCCTGCTTGGAGCAGTGGGAGATGAGATGTACTTGAGGGTTCTTTGGAGGGAAAGAAGGGACACTTCTACTGTAGCCATCAGAACTGTTGCCAGGAAGACGAGCACAGTCTGGAGGATGGCTAGGACTTCAGTTATTCACCTCAAaaccaactaaaaaaaaatattaatgaatcAGTTGAATAGGTCTCATTGAATTGAATATGTAATCCTTACTACCTGAGTATTGAGATTCTGAACTAACATTCATACATATTATCCTTCATGGTCACCATTTGCAATCAAATGGCTTAAAACACATATTTAGTACTAGTCCCTAGTTTTAGACTATATTTAACCTTCAGGAAAAAACAAGTGACTATGGATgataaatgagatttttttcagagATGAT belongs to Peromyscus maniculatus bairdii isolate BWxNUB_F1_BW_parent chromosome 12, HU_Pman_BW_mat_3.1, whole genome shotgun sequence and includes:
- the Cldn1 gene encoding claudin-1, encoding MANAGLQLLGFILASLGWIGSIVSTALPQWKIYSYAGDNIVTAQAIFEGLWMSCVSQSTGQIQCKVFDSLLNLSSTLQATRALMVIGILLGLIAIFVSTIGMKCMKCLEDDEVQKMWMAVIGGIIFVVSGLATLVATAWYGNRIVQEFYDPLTPVNARYEFGQALFTGWAAASLCLLGGALLSCSCPRKTTSYPTPRPYPKPTPSSGKDYV